The following are encoded in a window of Shewanella psychrotolerans genomic DNA:
- a CDS encoding FapA family protein, whose amino-acid sequence MRKGMYHKQGGFAGIIMLAIFGLALVAMVTSSMRYIKSSQETGTTVHAITQAQIRAWSAVEAVRQFLYQIGRDGALTLEANNSISFEANTGLSGKIISVNNASSRCVDGVQVISHITGTIAESSSTIETIYCVQESIDDGLNTVTLGNAVFIEGSLDLSGDINIINGDNTNTSFFINGDIDGRGSLSGFSLLYSSGNITLSGSQNDITTVSSEQNVVLTGSGSYSYVTAMGDITLSGSVSTLNAKANGNIDLKSSTTVSERLTAIGDVNVRAGSKAGSIYTQGDIEIKSATVGYLEAEGNFTESGNSKVNEGKVAGELDYNGGQVNVSKIPGFTVSITPLTKMTVNKLEADVWTLRSKANLAFDHDDTGKVIVDVKNMSEIDDGRYYLVGSGGFNDYLCTSSTYSDSSCNKKICQGHSNYNSCFTYNSSSKTWVIAGKEMVPAILWFNGSVDLKQGTFVNTILATENIDTSAQLVIKAPNYSGYSDVCINPTYSDFYPTNLCSIGNYVSNPLANTALMAGGYVDDIFSGGDISLGASTKVFGSVVCANLISTTGSSVIHGYLTVGNQKASSEGSSFRGSTTIDLSNLPSTYEPEHIVTRGSETNENGNGSTITNVTQLWSRYL is encoded by the coding sequence ATGCGTAAAGGGATGTATCACAAACAAGGCGGCTTTGCTGGCATTATAATGCTGGCAATTTTTGGGCTTGCATTAGTAGCGATGGTGACCAGCTCGATGCGCTATATTAAAAGCTCACAAGAAACAGGAACAACAGTTCATGCTATTACCCAAGCACAAATACGCGCTTGGAGCGCTGTAGAAGCAGTAAGGCAGTTTTTATATCAAATTGGCCGTGATGGTGCATTAACACTCGAGGCAAATAACAGTATTAGTTTTGAAGCTAATACCGGGCTCTCTGGTAAAATAATCTCAGTCAATAATGCATCAAGCCGCTGTGTTGATGGCGTTCAAGTGATTTCCCATATCACAGGCACCATTGCTGAGAGTTCATCGACTATTGAAACTATATATTGTGTCCAAGAGAGTATTGATGATGGTCTTAATACTGTCACATTAGGTAATGCTGTTTTTATAGAAGGTTCATTAGATCTTAGCGGTGATATTAATATTATTAATGGAGATAATACTAACACCTCATTTTTTATTAATGGCGATATTGATGGTCGTGGCAGCCTTTCAGGTTTTAGCCTACTTTATTCATCTGGAAATATAACGCTTAGTGGATCACAAAACGATATCACCACCGTTAGCTCCGAACAGAATGTCGTGTTGACTGGCAGCGGGAGTTACAGTTATGTAACAGCGATGGGGGATATAACACTCTCAGGTTCGGTCAGTACACTAAATGCTAAAGCAAATGGAAACATAGACTTAAAAAGCAGCACAACGGTTTCAGAACGGCTGACAGCTATTGGGGATGTTAATGTAAGGGCTGGTTCAAAAGCTGGTTCTATATATACCCAAGGAGATATAGAGATAAAGAGTGCGACTGTTGGTTATCTAGAAGCAGAGGGTAACTTTACCGAATCAGGTAATAGTAAAGTGAATGAAGGTAAAGTTGCTGGAGAACTAGATTATAACGGTGGGCAGGTCAATGTTAGCAAGATTCCAGGATTTACGGTTTCCATTACCCCACTTACAAAAATGACAGTAAATAAACTAGAAGCTGATGTTTGGACATTAAGATCAAAAGCCAATTTGGCTTTTGATCATGACGATACAGGAAAGGTCATTGTTGACGTCAAAAATATGAGTGAAATAGATGACGGTCGCTATTATTTAGTAGGTTCAGGCGGGTTTAATGACTACCTCTGTACCTCAAGTACATATAGTGATAGCAGCTGTAACAAGAAAATATGTCAAGGTCATTCCAATTATAATAGTTGTTTTACTTATAACTCTTCCTCTAAAACATGGGTTATTGCTGGTAAAGAAATGGTTCCTGCTATTCTTTGGTTTAATGGCAGTGTCGATCTGAAACAAGGTACTTTCGTCAACACAATATTAGCAACAGAAAACATTGATACCAGCGCCCAACTTGTAATAAAAGCGCCAAACTACTCAGGTTATTCCGACGTATGTATTAACCCTACCTATAGTGACTTTTATCCGACTAACCTATGTTCAATAGGAAATTACGTCAGTAATCCACTGGCAAATACAGCATTAATGGCTGGTGGATATGTTGATGATATATTTTCTGGAGGTGATATATCTCTGGGAGCATCGACAAAAGTATTTGGTAGTGTTGTGTGTGCCAACTTAATATCAACAACGGGTAGTAGTGTTATTCATGGCTATCTTACCGTCGGAAATCAAAAAGCTAGTTCGGAAGGCTCATCATTTAGAGGCTCTACAACCATAGATCTATCTAACCTGCCATCGACATACGAGCCAGAACACATAGTAACCAGAGGCTCTGAGACTAACGAAAATGGCAATGGTTCAACGATTACCAATGTAACCCAACTATGGTCTCGTTACCTTTAA
- a CDS encoding efflux RND transporter periplasmic adaptor subunit → MESLSKFKLALPLLFVAVLSACGNEEKAKEEEKYAIPVETTTVIQGDVSSFYSTTATLEAPLEANVVTRISGLIESINVEEGDRVTKGQLLAVIDAKRQRYDLARSQAEVEIIQQELNRLKKMSNKEFISADSMAKLEYNLQAAIAKRDLAALQVEESMVRSPIEGVVAKRFVKQGNMAKEFDDLFYVVNQDELYGIVHLPEIQLNSLRLGQDAQLFANKQTDNSIDAKVLRISPIVDPQSGTFKVTLSVPNQDAKLKAGMFTRVELRYDTHTNVITVPYNAVVNQDNQFALYVIDGENASRREVTLGYREADTVEVTAGIEPGEQIVIRGHQNLKDQSLVEVISELDVARAQQ, encoded by the coding sequence ATGGAATCTCTATCAAAATTTAAACTTGCCCTTCCACTACTTTTTGTTGCCGTCCTTAGTGCCTGTGGGAATGAGGAAAAAGCCAAAGAGGAAGAGAAGTACGCCATCCCCGTTGAAACGACAACGGTCATACAAGGTGATGTTTCCTCTTTCTATAGCACAACCGCCACGCTTGAAGCTCCACTCGAAGCCAACGTCGTCACCCGAATATCAGGGCTAATCGAATCGATTAATGTTGAGGAAGGTGACCGTGTCACCAAAGGCCAACTCTTAGCCGTGATTGACGCCAAGCGCCAACGATACGATTTAGCACGCTCACAGGCCGAAGTCGAAATTATTCAGCAAGAACTCAATCGCTTGAAAAAAATGAGCAATAAAGAGTTCATCAGCGCTGATTCTATGGCAAAACTTGAATACAACCTTCAAGCTGCCATCGCCAAACGAGATTTGGCCGCGCTACAAGTTGAAGAAAGCATGGTTCGCTCACCTATCGAAGGTGTTGTCGCAAAACGTTTTGTAAAACAAGGCAACATGGCAAAAGAATTTGACGATCTATTCTATGTGGTCAATCAAGATGAGTTATACGGTATTGTTCACCTGCCTGAAATTCAACTCAATAGTTTACGCCTGGGCCAAGACGCCCAACTCTTTGCCAATAAGCAAACCGATAACAGCATCGATGCAAAAGTACTGCGTATCAGCCCGATTGTCGACCCTCAAAGCGGTACTTTCAAAGTCACCCTTTCGGTGCCAAATCAAGATGCAAAACTTAAAGCGGGAATGTTTACCCGAGTAGAACTTCGCTATGACACCCATACCAATGTGATCACTGTGCCATACAACGCCGTGGTCAACCAAGATAATCAATTCGCGCTGTATGTGATTGATGGAGAGAACGCCTCCCGTAGAGAAGTCACCCTAGGCTATCGCGAAGCTGACACTGTAGAAGTCACGGCTGGTATCGAGCCGGGTGAACAGATCGTTATTCGCGGTCATCAGAATCTTAAAGATCAATCTCTAGTAGAAGTGATCAGCGAGCTTGACGTCGCTCGAGCACAACAGTAA